The Fodinibius saliphilus genomic interval GTAAAGGTGTTGAAGGGGAATTCCGTTCCAATATTCACCGGGGTGGAAGTGGTGAGCTTATCAAACTTACGGACGAAGAACGCAAGGCTGCACTTATTGCTGCACGTGCTATGAGCCTTTCTGTTGCCGGAGTTGATATGCTGCAGTCAGAACGAGGACCACTGGTACTTGAGGTCAACTCATCACCGGGCTTGGAAGGTATTGAATCTGCAACCGGGAAAAATATTGCAGGACGCATCATCTCTTTTGTTGAGCGTAAATCCGAGGAAATGAAAGACTCTCCACATCAAACAATAGCCTAAGACATAATGTCTGATACAATTTCAATCGATGATCATACGATTGGTCCCGGAGAGCGACAGCAAATTCAACTTAATATTGCCCGGCTGCCGACCTATACTAATATTGATCTGCCTGTACATGTCTTTAGAGCCGAAAAGGAGGGACCCACACTTTTATTAACGGGCGGACTTCATGGCGACGAACTTAATGGTATAGAGATTGTTCGTCGGATGGTTTACAAAGATATGCTAATGCCCAAACGCGGAAGCGTTATTGCACTACCGTTAGTCAATGTGTACGGCTTTATCCAAAATGTACGAGGGTTGCCTGACGGTAAAGATATCAATCGGAGTTTCCCCGGCAGTAAGGGCGGTTCTTTAGCTCGATTACTGGCCCATACCCTGATGAAAAAAATTATACCCCAGGTAGATTACGGGATCGATTTTCATACCGGAGGGTCTGCACGTGCCAACTACCCGCAAGTTCGCTGTACTTTTGATGTTGATGAAAATATGAAGCTTGCCAAAGCTTTTGAGCCACCATTTATAGTCCATTCATCATTGATAAAGAAATCTTTTCGGAAAGCCGCTCATAATAAGGGTAAACCCATTTTAGTTTATGAGACCGGCGAATCTACCCGCTATGATGAGACCGGAATACAGGAAGGGATCAATGGAACATTACGGCTGATGAAATCCCTAGGACTTAAAGAGGAAGCTCCTGAAGCTGAACATAGTACAGAAATTTTCAAAAAAACTACTTGGGTTCGGGCAAAATACGCCGGACTCTTTCAACCTAAAATTAAACTTGGAGACAGCGT includes:
- a CDS encoding succinylglutamate desuccinylase/aspartoacylase family protein, whose amino-acid sequence is MSDTISIDDHTIGPGERQQIQLNIARLPTYTNIDLPVHVFRAEKEGPTLLLTGGLHGDELNGIEIVRRMVYKDMLMPKRGSVIALPLVNVYGFIQNVRGLPDGKDINRSFPGSKGGSLARLLAHTLMKKIIPQVDYGIDFHTGGSARANYPQVRCTFDVDENMKLAKAFEPPFIVHSSLIKKSFRKAAHNKGKPILVYETGESTRYDETGIQEGINGTLRLMKSLGLKEEAPEAEHSTEIFKKTTWVRAKYAGLFQPKIKLGDSVEKKQVLGHVTDPYGNERFKFVCPYKGRVIGLNYAPVVHKGDALLHLAYHQ